CCGCCGTCCATCGCGCCCACCTTCATGCAGCTCGACATCCTGGGCGCGCTCAAGGGCGGCATCCTGAACGTGGTGTTGGTGTTCTTCCTGGTCGAGATGTTCGACGCCACGGGCACGCTGATGGGCGTGGCCAAGCGCGCCGGTCTGCTGGTGCCGGGCAAGATGGAGCGCATGAACAAGGCGCTGCTGGCCGACAGCGGCGCGATCTTCGCGGGCTCGCTGCTCGGCACGTCGAGCACCACGGCTTACGTGGAAAGTGCAGCGGGCGTGCAAGCAGGCGGACGCACCGGCCTCACGGCCGTGGTGGTGGCGCTGCTGTTCCTGGCCTGCCTGATGATCTCGCCGCTGGCGGGCTCGGTGCCGGCCTATGCCACCGCGCCGGCGCTGCTCTTCGTGGGCTGCCTGATGCTGCGCGACCTGGTCGAGCTCGACTGGGAAGACACCACCGAGGTGATCCCGGCCGCAGTGACCGCGCTGACCATGCCCTTCACCTACTCGATCGCCAACGGCCTGGCCTTCGGCTTCATCACGTACGCCGTGCTGAAGCTCTGCACCGGCCGGGCACGGGAAGTGCATGCGATGGTCTGGGTCATCGCCGCCGTGTTCCTCTTCAAGTTCGCCTATATCGGCGGGCATTGAAGCAATGAACTGAGCGAAGCGCCGTCGGGCGCCGATGGTCGCGGGAGCACGCTATTAAACTGATAGCTGTTCCCGCTTTGTTGCAGTTGAACGAGACAAATCCACGAAACCCGGCATGACAACCCCCAGACTCCAGCTCGCGAACATCACCAAGCGGTATCCCGCGGTGGTGGCGAACAGCGACATCTCCCTGGCCGTGCAGCCCGGCGAAATCCACGCCGTGCTCGGCGAGAACGGCGCCGGCAAGTCGACCCTGATGAAGATCATCTACGGGTCGGTCAAGCCCGACGAGGGCACCGTGATGTTCGACGGCCATGCCGTCAACCTGCGCAACCCGCAGCAGGCGAGGGCGCTGGGCATCAGCATGGTGTTCCAGCACTTCAGCCTGTTCGACACGCTCACCGTGGCCGAGAACGTCTGGCTGGGGCTCGACAAGTCGCTGCAACTGGCCGAGGTTGCGCGCAGCATCACCGCCAAGGCGAGCGAATACGGCCTCGACATCGACCCCTCGCGGCCGGTGCACACGCTGTCGGTGGGCGAGATGCAGCGGGTGGAAATCATCCGCGCGTTGCTCACCAACCCCAAGCTGCTGATCCTCGACGAGCCGACCTCGGTGCTCACGCCGCAGGCGGTCATCAAGCTCTTCCATGTGCTGAACAAGCTGGCTTCGGAAGGCTGCAGCATCCTCTACATCAGCCACAAGCTGCACGAGATCCAGGAGCTGTGCAGCGCCTGCACCGTGCTGCGCGGTGGCAAGGTAACGGGCGTGTGCAATCCGCAGAACGAGAGCACCCAGTCGCTGTCGCGGCTGATGATCGGCAGCGAGCCGCCGCCGTTGCAGCACCGGCCGGTGCATGCGGGCGCAGTGGCGTTGTGCGTCGACGGGCTGTCGCTGGCGCGCGAAGACCAGTTCGGCATGGACCTCGAGGGCATCTCGTTCGAGGTTCGCGCGGGCGAGGTCGTCGGTATTGCGGGCGTCTCGGGCAACGGCCAGCGCGAACTGCTCTACACGCTCTCGGGTGAAGATGTGCGCGCCGAGGCCTCGATGGTCCGGGTGTTCGACAAGCCGGCCGGCCGGCTGCGCCCGCGCTCTCGCCGCGC
This is a stretch of genomic DNA from Variovorax paradoxus. It encodes these proteins:
- a CDS encoding ABC transporter ATP-binding protein, which translates into the protein MTTPRLQLANITKRYPAVVANSDISLAVQPGEIHAVLGENGAGKSTLMKIIYGSVKPDEGTVMFDGHAVNLRNPQQARALGISMVFQHFSLFDTLTVAENVWLGLDKSLQLAEVARSITAKASEYGLDIDPSRPVHTLSVGEMQRVEIIRALLTNPKLLILDEPTSVLTPQAVIKLFHVLNKLASEGCSILYISHKLHEIQELCSACTVLRGGKVTGVCNPQNESTQSLSRLMIGSEPPPLQHRPVHAGAVALCVDGLSLAREDQFGMDLEGISFEVRAGEVVGIAGVSGNGQRELLYTLSGEDVRAEASMVRVFDKPAGRLRPRSRRALGLHFVPEERLGRGAVPTLGLAHNLLLTRSDAVGRGGWIRTGALERQAKAIIERFKVKAGGPRAAARSLSGGNLQKFIVGREIDANPKLFIVSQPTWGVDVGAAALIHAEILALRDAGCAVLVISEELDELFNICDRLHVIAKGRLSPSIDRAAATLPQIGEWMSGLWQTSGNNVGQKAEAAHA